The following coding sequences are from one Campylobacter sp. RM16187 window:
- the coaD gene encoding pantetheine-phosphate adenylyltransferase: protein MKKSCIYPGTFDPITNGHIDVIKRATRIFDKVIVGVAKSESKQPYFDIQKRVEMAKIATANLKNVSVISFDNLLVDFAKSHDINIVIRGLRAVSDFEYELQIGYANATLWDEFETVYLMPSLKNAFISSSIVRSVLRHNGDVSKLVPNEILEILKEKN, encoded by the coding sequence GTGAAAAAATCTTGCATATATCCGGGAACCTTTGATCCGATAACCAATGGACACATCGACGTTATCAAGCGTGCGACAAGGATTTTTGATAAGGTTATCGTAGGCGTTGCAAAAAGCGAGAGCAAGCAGCCGTATTTCGATATCCAAAAGCGCGTTGAGATGGCTAAAATCGCAACTGCAAATTTAAAAAACGTAAGTGTTATCAGCTTTGATAATCTGCTTGTGGATTTTGCCAAGAGTCACGATATAAACATCGTTATACGCGGGCTTCGCGCAGTTAGCGACTTTGAATACGAGCTTCAGATAGGCTATGCAAACGCCACGCTTTGGGATGAGTTTGAGACGGTTTATCTCATGCCAAGCCTTAAAAACGCCTTCATATCAAGCTCTATCGTGCGCTCGGTTTTAAGGCATAATGGCGATGTAAGCAAGCTTGTGCCAAATGAAATTTTAGAAATTTTAAAGGAAAAAAATTAG
- a CDS encoding UbiX family flavin prenyltransferase, translated as MRKILVGISGASGVNLGVKLANEIAKTNECHVVVSKNAKLVLEKEQKLNLAIKNAKIYDDSDISAAVASGSFGIEANIIAPCSINTLAKIHAGFSDTLLTRAAAVALKERRKLILGVREMPFSTIALKQMAKLSSMGVVIAPPILGYYADIKSVEDMENFIIGKWLDALGIENRIYKRWGEE; from the coding sequence ATGAGAAAAATTCTAGTAGGCATTAGCGGGGCAAGTGGTGTAAATTTAGGCGTTAAGCTTGCTAATGAGATAGCTAAAACAAACGAGTGTCACGTCGTCGTAAGTAAAAACGCTAAACTTGTGCTTGAAAAAGAGCAAAAGCTAAATTTGGCTATCAAAAACGCTAAAATTTACGATGACAGCGATATCTCAGCAGCCGTAGCCTCAGGCTCATTTGGCATAGAAGCTAACATCATAGCGCCCTGCTCTATAAACACATTAGCAAAAATTCATGCAGGATTTAGCGACACTTTGCTAACTCGCGCGGCCGCAGTTGCACTTAAAGAGCGAAGAAAGCTGATCCTTGGCGTTCGCGAGATGCCGTTTTCTACGATCGCACTTAAGCAGATGGCAAAGCTTTCAAGCATGGGCGTTGTCATTGCGCCGCCTATTTTAGGGTATTATGCAGATATAAAAAGCGTAGAAGATATGGAAAATTTCATCATCGGCAAGTGGCTTGACGCTCTTGGCATAGAAAATCGAATTTATAAAAGATGGGGCGAAGAGTGA
- the speA gene encoding biosynthetic arginine decarboxylase → MNNYGLNLWGDSNFVIENGKVCINHGSKPAIIDIVKGIRDEGYRGPMLLRFPHLIQKQIEQIYSNFKSAIKEFSYKGSFNAVYPLKVNQYPGFVKNLVKHGKKYGYGLEAGSKAELLLVMAYNNEGAPITVNGFKDKEMINIGFIAAEMGHNITLTIEGLNELEAIIAIAKERFKPKPNIGLRIRLHSSGSGIWAKSGGINSKFGLTATELIEAVNLLKDANLLDCFNMIHFHIGSQITEIHPLKKALIEAGNIYAELRKMGAKNLKAINLGGGLAIEYSQFKENSSRNYTLSEYANDVVYLLKTIANQKNELEPDIFIESGRFVAASHAVLVAPVLELFSQDYTEEKLALKKKNPQLITELVDLLNTIKASNAMEYLHDSMDHMESILTLFDLGYVDLVDRSNAEILTHLIIKKAVKMLGTKQNNPELLKLQEEVQERYLINFSLFQSLPDFWGLKQNFPVMPLHRLDVRPTRSASLWDITCDSDGEIGFDDEFNPLFLHDIDVEKEEYFLGFFMVGAYQEVLGMKHNLFTHPTEATIEIDESGYKVAHLLESQSILDIMEDLDYDIYEIQDTLNERIEKSKLVTDTQKKQILGEMYLFLNDNGYLKTIS, encoded by the coding sequence GTGAATAACTACGGTTTAAATTTATGGGGCGATTCAAATTTCGTCATTGAAAACGGCAAAGTCTGTATAAATCACGGCTCAAAGCCGGCGATCATTGACATCGTAAAAGGTATCAGAGACGAAGGCTACAGAGGCCCTATGCTTCTGCGCTTTCCGCACCTTATACAAAAGCAAATCGAGCAAATTTACTCAAATTTCAAATCAGCCATCAAAGAATTTAGCTACAAAGGCAGCTTTAACGCCGTCTATCCGCTTAAGGTAAATCAATATCCGGGCTTTGTAAAAAACCTAGTTAAACACGGCAAAAAATACGGCTACGGACTTGAGGCGGGTTCAAAGGCAGAGCTTTTGCTCGTGATGGCCTACAACAACGAAGGCGCGCCGATAACGGTAAATGGATTTAAAGACAAAGAGATGATAAACATAGGCTTTATCGCCGCTGAGATGGGGCATAACATCACGCTTACCATCGAGGGTCTTAACGAGCTTGAAGCGATAATCGCAATCGCAAAAGAGCGCTTTAAACCAAAACCAAACATCGGACTTCGCATCAGACTTCACAGCTCGGGTTCTGGAATTTGGGCAAAAAGCGGCGGTATAAACTCCAAATTTGGACTAACGGCAACGGAGCTTATTGAAGCGGTAAATTTGCTAAAAGATGCGAATTTGCTGGATTGCTTTAATATGATCCACTTTCATATCGGCTCGCAGATAACCGAAATCCATCCGCTTAAAAAGGCTCTCATAGAAGCGGGCAACATATACGCAGAGCTACGAAAAATGGGGGCGAAAAATCTAAAAGCCATAAATTTAGGCGGCGGTCTAGCTATCGAATACTCGCAGTTTAAGGAAAATTCAAGCCGCAACTACACCCTAAGCGAATACGCAAACGACGTAGTTTACCTGCTAAAAACCATCGCCAACCAAAAAAACGAGCTTGAGCCTGATATATTTATAGAAAGCGGTCGCTTCGTAGCCGCCTCTCATGCAGTGCTCGTTGCGCCCGTGCTTGAGCTTTTCTCTCAGGATTACACAGAAGAAAAGCTTGCGCTTAAAAAGAAAAATCCTCAGCTCATAACCGAACTAGTCGATCTTTTAAACACGATAAAAGCGTCAAATGCGATGGAGTATCTGCACGATAGTATGGATCATATGGAAAGCATTTTAACGCTATTTGACCTTGGATATGTGGATCTGGTTGATCGCTCAAATGCAGAAATTTTAACCCACCTTATCATCAAAAAAGCGGTAAAAATGCTTGGAACTAAGCAAAATAATCCGGAGCTTTTAAAGCTACAAGAAGAGGTGCAAGAAAGATACCTGATAAATTTCTCGCTCTTTCAGTCGCTGCCTGATTTTTGGGGTTTAAAGCAAAATTTCCCTGTCATGCCGCTTCATAGGCTTGATGTGCGTCCTACCCGCTCGGCTTCGCTTTGGGATATCACCTGCGATAGTGACGGGGAGATTGGATTTGACGATGAGTTTAACCCTCTCTTTTTGCACGATATTGACGTGGAAAAAGAAGAGTATTTCTTGGGATTTTTCATGGTGGGAGCCTACCAAGAAGTGCTTGGCATGAAGCACAACCTCTTTACGCACCCGACGGAAGCTACGATCGAGATAGATGAGAGTGGATATAAAGTAGCTCACCTACTTGAGAGCCAATCAATCCTTGATATCATGGAGGATCTTGACTATGACATCTATGAAATTCAAGACACGCTAAACGAGCGAATCGAGAAATCAAAACTGGTTACCGACACACAAAAGAAACAAATTTTAGGCGAGATGTATCTCTTTTTAAACGATAACGGTTATCTAAAAACCATATCTTAA
- the thiF gene encoding sulfur carrier protein ThiS adenylyltransferase ThiF, which produces MDELRSEIFSNKELYQFLKKFSAENPDIFILNGFATSENLDIKDGANIVLIKRGVMPEAGILRSMIEARNTPELNDALKHSCIGVAGLGGLGSNIAISLARVGVAKLVLVDFDVVEPSNLNRQHYFIKHIGMKKAEALKSMISEINPFVNVITHDIFLDSSNVAEIFAPCSIICEAFDNVASKTMIVNEAGASLKDKQIIAASGMAGYHSSNLIKTIKFAKNVHICGDLNNAAKVGQGLMAPRVAICANHQANLAIRLMMKLEV; this is translated from the coding sequence ATGGATGAGCTTAGGAGTGAAATTTTTAGCAATAAAGAGCTGTATCAATTTTTAAAGAAATTTAGTGCTGAAAATCCGGATATCTTTATACTCAATGGCTTTGCAACCAGTGAAAATTTAGATATAAAAGATGGTGCAAATATTGTGCTCATAAAACGAGGAGTTATGCCTGAAGCTGGAATTTTACGTTCTATGATAGAGGCTAGAAACACACCTGAACTAAATGACGCGCTCAAACATAGTTGCATTGGAGTAGCCGGACTTGGTGGACTTGGATCCAACATAGCTATTAGTCTGGCACGCGTAGGGGTTGCTAAGCTTGTACTCGTTGATTTTGACGTGGTTGAACCTAGCAACCTAAACCGCCAACATTACTTTATAAAACATATCGGAATGAAAAAAGCTGAAGCTTTAAAAAGTATGATTAGCGAAATTAATCCGTTTGTAAATGTAATTACTCATGATATTTTTTTAGATAGCTCAAATGTCGCGGAAATTTTTGCACCATGCTCCATAATCTGCGAGGCTTTTGATAATGTCGCAAGCAAAACTATGATAGTAAACGAAGCCGGAGCGAGCTTAAAAGATAAGCAAATTATCGCTGCCTCCGGAATGGCGGGATATCATAGTTCAAATTTAATAAAAACAATAAAATTTGCTAAAAATGTTCATATATGTGGCGATCTAAACAACGCCGCCAAAGTAGGACAAGGACTAATGGCACCGCGCGTAGCGATTTGCGCTAACCACCAAGCAAACCTTGCAATCCGCCTTATGATGAAGTTAGAAGTATAA
- the murA gene encoding UDP-N-acetylglucosamine 1-carboxyvinyltransferase, with protein MFYLEIEGNSKLSGEVAISGAKNAALPLIASTLIMKDDVVLENIPNVADIKTLATLLVNLGAKCDFLDSHILKINTNNINSTKANYDIVRKMRASILVLGPLLARFGHCEVSLPGGCAIGQRPIDLHLSALEKMGANIEIKQGYVVATAPNGLHGADIVFDKITVTGSENIIMAAALAHGTTRLTNVAKEPEVVQLCEVLADVGVYIEGIGTNELTIKGTGQNLITSKNIRVIPDRIEAGTYLCAGAITNSKITITNANANHLKAILTKFNEMGFGIEINDDKITILPTDKIKPVEIVTTEYPGFPTDMQAQFMALALIADGVSVIDERLFENRFMHVSELSRMGADIRLNGHIASIYGGEKLNAADVMATDLRASSALVLAALASDGTSKVHRIYHLDRGYENLEIKLAELGAKIKRLEE; from the coding sequence ATGTTTTATTTGGAAATAGAAGGAAATAGTAAATTAAGCGGAGAGGTCGCTATAAGCGGTGCTAAAAACGCGGCATTACCGCTTATAGCATCAACGTTGATAATGAAAGATGATGTGGTACTAGAAAATATCCCAAATGTTGCAGATATAAAGACTCTTGCGACTTTACTTGTAAATTTAGGTGCGAAGTGCGATTTTTTAGACTCTCATATACTAAAAATCAATACAAACAATATAAACTCTACTAAGGCAAACTACGATATAGTCCGTAAAATGCGCGCTTCCATCTTGGTTCTTGGACCCTTACTAGCCAGATTTGGACATTGCGAAGTAAGCTTGCCCGGAGGTTGCGCCATAGGCCAGCGCCCGATAGATCTGCACTTAAGCGCACTTGAAAAGATGGGTGCAAATATCGAAATAAAACAGGGCTATGTAGTAGCTACCGCGCCAAATGGCTTGCACGGAGCCGATATTGTATTTGACAAGATTACAGTTACAGGAAGTGAAAATATCATAATGGCGGCCGCCTTAGCGCACGGCACCACACGTCTTACAAACGTAGCAAAAGAGCCTGAGGTAGTGCAGCTATGCGAGGTTTTAGCAGATGTCGGAGTGTATATAGAAGGAATCGGGACTAATGAACTTACTATTAAGGGCACGGGTCAAAACCTCATAACCTCTAAAAATATAAGAGTAATTCCAGACAGAATAGAGGCTGGCACCTACCTTTGCGCAGGTGCTATTACAAATTCTAAAATCACAATAACAAATGCCAATGCAAATCACCTAAAGGCTATATTAACCAAATTTAACGAGATGGGCTTTGGCATAGAAATTAATGACGACAAAATAACCATACTTCCTACGGATAAAATAAAGCCTGTAGAGATAGTAACAACAGAATATCCCGGCTTTCCAACCGATATGCAAGCTCAATTTATGGCTCTTGCGCTAATTGCAGACGGAGTTAGTGTGATTGATGAAAGATTATTTGAAAATCGTTTTATGCACGTAAGCGAACTTAGCAGAATGGGCGCTGATATACGTTTAAACGGGCATATAGCAAGCATATATGGAGGAGAGAAGCTAAACGCAGCAGATGTCATGGCTACTGATCTTAGAGCCTCTTCAGCCCTTGTTCTTGCAGCTCTTGCAAGCGATGGAACAAGCAAGGTGCATAGAATTTATCACCTTGACCGAGGTTATGAAAATTTAGAAATAAAGCTCGCAGAACTAGGAGCTAAAATAAAAAGATTGGAAGAGTGA
- a CDS encoding C40 family peptidase, translated as MKFKKSILITMLSCFFLSGCSHLTPNLDQKQIPNTIEEIKDNQTHIKFAEFDHTGVYYAAKASYISKMINGYLGKKNGKDCSGFVSLINKKNNNIYFKEANLEKFYTKYGFKSEAIFNLYKNQDMIFQENPKVGDLIFFNNTTNKTKNYKKTKIITHIGIVSDIYSDGTIEFIHHSGKESKKGVINFSQKNKHKAGGKKINSYVVSCKKCSSTYLSSNRFAGFGRVKI; from the coding sequence TTGAAATTTAAAAAGTCTATTTTAATCACAATGTTAAGCTGCTTTTTTCTATCAGGTTGTTCTCACTTAACTCCGAATTTAGATCAAAAACAAATACCAAACACAATAGAAGAAATAAAAGATAATCAAACTCATATCAAATTTGCAGAATTTGATCATACTGGAGTATATTATGCGGCCAAGGCATCTTATATTTCAAAAATGATAAATGGATATCTTGGAAAGAAAAATGGAAAAGATTGCTCAGGATTTGTATCCTTAATAAATAAGAAAAATAACAATATATATTTTAAAGAGGCTAATTTAGAAAAGTTTTATACTAAATATGGTTTTAAATCGGAGGCTATTTTTAATCTATATAAAAATCAGGATATGATTTTTCAAGAGAACCCAAAAGTAGGAGATTTGATATTTTTTAACAACACTACAAACAAAACAAAAAATTATAAAAAGACAAAAATAATTACGCATATAGGCATAGTAAGCGATATATATAGCGATGGAACTATAGAATTTATACATCATTCCGGGAAGGAAAGTAAAAAAGGAGTCATAAATTTTTCTCAAAAAAATAAGCATAAAGCAGGCGGAAAAAAGATAAATTCCTATGTGGTAAGCTGTAAAAAATGTAGCTCTACATATCTTAGCTCAAATAGATTTGCAGGCTTTGGCAGAGTTAAAATTTAA
- a CDS encoding molybdopterin molybdotransferase MoeA — translation MIVNEALKTIFDSVKSSNNSEFVSISMAVGEILAENIIAVKDLPAFDNSALDGYAMKFADKNKPLKVIDAVFAGDSKDTSIKDGECIKIMTGAKMPKGADTVARLEDVIIEDEKVIVTDKTRAYDAFRHRGEEVKVGDELISAGTRLAPAHIMMLAAQGISRVKILVKPKIGIFSSGDEIIEPWQIANENQIYNANAEAIAAILLNFGFKSSYLGIIKDDLNETINSFQNANFDVIICSGGASKGEADYMKTALLSLGFKELFEHINVRPGRPCKAYSKDSKLVFILPGNPMAAFLLAFLLVVPFLNGKNLMQVEAEAYQDLKIKSGRQNIVLGTLKDGKFHITDNNKFGSGMILPLVKSNAIYLSDFDQNEIKKGDKIFIYKIS, via the coding sequence ATGATAGTAAATGAAGCTTTAAAAACTATATTTGATAGTGTAAAATCGAGTAATAATAGTGAATTTGTAAGCATATCCATGGCAGTAGGAGAAATTTTAGCCGAGAATATAATCGCCGTAAAAGATTTGCCTGCATTTGATAACTCGGCATTGGACGGCTATGCTATGAAATTTGCCGATAAAAACAAACCTCTAAAAGTTATAGACGCTGTTTTTGCAGGAGATAGCAAAGATACATCGATAAAAGATGGCGAGTGTATAAAGATAATGACAGGCGCAAAAATGCCAAAAGGTGCAGATACCGTGGCTAGACTTGAGGATGTTATCATAGAGGATGAAAAAGTCATAGTAACCGATAAAACAAGAGCCTATGATGCATTTAGGCATAGAGGAGAAGAGGTAAAAGTAGGAGATGAGCTTATCAGCGCAGGCACCAGACTGGCTCCAGCTCATATAATGATGCTCGCGGCTCAAGGCATCTCTCGTGTAAAAATATTGGTAAAGCCAAAAATAGGTATTTTCTCAAGCGGAGATGAGATAATAGAGCCTTGGCAAATAGCCAATGAGAATCAAATTTATAACGCAAATGCCGAAGCAATAGCTGCCATACTGTTAAATTTCGGTTTCAAAAGTAGCTATTTGGGGATAATAAAAGATGATTTAAACGAGACTATAAATTCGTTTCAAAATGCAAATTTTGATGTGATTATTTGTTCTGGTGGGGCTAGTAAAGGTGAAGCTGACTATATGAAAACCGCTCTGCTTTCGCTTGGTTTCAAAGAACTTTTTGAACATATAAATGTTAGACCTGGTCGCCCATGCAAGGCATACTCTAAAGATTCAAAATTAGTTTTTATACTTCCTGGAAATCCTATGGCAGCCTTTTTACTCGCATTTTTGCTTGTAGTGCCATTTTTAAACGGCAAAAATTTGATGCAAGTTGAAGCGGAAGCCTATCAGGATCTAAAGATAAAGTCCGGACGTCAGAATATAGTATTAGGAACACTAAAAGATGGTAAATTTCATATAACAGATAACAATAAATTTGGTTCAGGTATGATATTGCCTCTAGTAAAAAGTAACGCCATCTACCTTTCTGATTTCGATCAAAACGAGATAAAAAAAGGTGATAAGATTTTTATTTATAAAATTTCTTGA
- the flgA gene encoding flagellar basal body P-ring formation chaperone FlgA: MYCINSDSITLKTLGYDGKDEEILNLNGNKAAKISSNQIASIAKSRLINFEDKSGGEMIFVKDCSEIEKLQKEFLIAVTKEYPDIKFIKFPEISAQNEFPKDFSSYNLDQIYINSLNNSKGTFRAIFNANGIQKTFFFRYEFKALMPVLKAVKNISMRHILGIADYKMDMVNFDNFLKDSFTKIPSSRLISKQNIKNGEILLKRQFEFLTLVKRNDNIQAVLNDGSLSVVIEVKALEHGNLGDIIKVRSKDNKTFYATIVSKKQAIIR; this comes from the coding sequence ATGTATTGCATAAATAGTGACTCTATAACCCTTAAAACATTAGGATATGATGGAAAAGATGAAGAAATTTTAAATTTAAACGGCAATAAGGCCGCTAAAATAAGCTCAAACCAGATAGCCAGTATCGCAAAGTCTCGCCTTATTAATTTTGAAGACAAAAGCGGTGGCGAGATGATTTTTGTAAAAGATTGTAGTGAGATTGAGAAACTTCAAAAAGAGTTTTTAATAGCCGTTACAAAAGAGTATCCTGATATCAAATTTATCAAATTTCCTGAAATTTCGGCACAAAACGAATTTCCTAAAGACTTCTCATCCTATAATCTAGATCAAATTTATATTAACTCTTTAAATAACTCAAAAGGAACCTTTAGAGCTATATTTAACGCAAACGGCATACAAAAAACATTTTTTTTCAGATATGAGTTTAAGGCTCTAATGCCTGTTTTAAAAGCTGTAAAAAATATCTCAATGAGGCATATTTTGGGCATTGCTGACTATAAAATGGATATGGTAAATTTTGATAATTTTTTAAAAGATTCTTTTACCAAGATTCCGTCATCAAGACTAATATCAAAACAAAACATTAAAAATGGCGAAATTCTTTTAAAAAGACAGTTTGAGTTTTTAACTCTTGTAAAAAGAAATGATAATATTCAAGCTGTTTTAAACGATGGTTCTTTAAGTGTAGTGATAGAGGTTAAAGCTCTTGAACATGGAAATTTGGGCGATATTATCAAAGTAAGAAGCAAGGATAACAAAACTTTTTATGCTACAATCGTATCTAAAAAACAAGCGATCATAAGATGA
- the tmk gene encoding dTMP kinase: MYVLFEGVDGVGKSTQIRRVAKFYENSVITHEPGGTKLGEKLREILLGKNSLSKEAEILLFLADRAEHFDKIISKNEDKIVLSDRGFVSGMAYAMANESRTGKACDEAYVQKLLEFNKFALRGNLPHKIVFFEANLELLNSRVFSRKLDHIESRGADYLLNVQECMKRVLGLLDIEILTINASDEMDKITNLIKEFIDD; encoded by the coding sequence ATGTATGTACTGTTTGAAGGGGTTGATGGGGTCGGCAAAAGCACTCAGATAAGAAGAGTTGCGAAATTTTACGAAAACTCCGTTATCACTCACGAGCCCGGCGGAACGAAGCTTGGCGAGAAGCTAAGAGAAATTTTGCTTGGCAAAAACTCGCTTAGCAAAGAGGCTGAAATTTTGCTATTTTTAGCCGATCGTGCCGAGCATTTTGATAAAATTATAAGCAAAAACGAAGATAAGATAGTTTTAAGCGATAGAGGGTTTGTCTCGGGCATGGCTTATGCGATGGCAAATGAAAGCCGTACAGGCAAAGCCTGCGACGAAGCGTATGTGCAAAAACTGCTTGAGTTTAATAAATTTGCTCTAAGAGGCAATCTGCCTCATAAGATAGTATTTTTCGAGGCGAATTTGGAGCTTTTAAACTCCCGCGTTTTTTCTCGCAAGCTTGATCATATAGAAAGTCGCGGGGCGGATTATCTGCTAAACGTGCAAGAGTGCATGAAGCGCGTTTTAGGCTTGCTTGATATAGAAATTTTAACCATAAATGCAAGCGATGAGATGGATAAAATAACAAATTTGATAAAGGAATTTATAGATGATTAG
- the hisS gene encoding histidine--tRNA ligase: MISALRGMKDHLPPSGQTYEYIIKICEEVTKNYGYSFIMTPHLEQTALFRRSVGESSDIVGKEMYQFIDKGENDVCLRPEGTAGTVRAFIEAKLDRAGGVRRYFYHGSMFRYERPQKGRLREFHQFGCECFGEASVYEDASVILMINEIFTKLNIKTSLKINSLGDSSCMPAYREKLLKFLSSHEALICEDCKRRKDTNPIRVLDCKEQKCQEIYKDAPLIIDNLSAECKADFDKLQEILTANGIKFEIDSRLVRGLDYYCKTAFEFISDEIGSQSAVAGGGRYDKLVEYLGGKASYGVGFAMGIERIMEILSTREASAKREGVYICALDEMGVDHIYNLGTNLRKKYKTEISYEARNLQKHLKNADNKNCEIFLCVGENELKEGKIWYKNLSTKDERVLNLDELQGVLGE; the protein is encoded by the coding sequence ATGATTAGCGCATTAAGAGGGATGAAAGATCACCTGCCTCCAAGCGGGCAAACCTACGAATATATCATTAAAATTTGCGAAGAGGTGACGAAAAACTACGGATATAGCTTTATCATGACACCTCACCTTGAGCAAACCGCGCTTTTTAGGCGAAGTGTGGGCGAAAGTAGCGATATCGTGGGCAAAGAGATGTATCAGTTTATCGACAAGGGCGAAAACGACGTCTGCTTGCGCCCTGAAGGCACGGCAGGCACGGTTAGAGCGTTTATAGAAGCAAAGCTTGATAGAGCCGGAGGCGTTAGAAGATACTTTTATCACGGCTCGATGTTTCGCTATGAACGCCCGCAAAAGGGTCGCTTGCGCGAGTTTCACCAGTTTGGCTGTGAGTGCTTCGGCGAGGCAAGCGTCTATGAAGACGCAAGCGTGATCTTGATGATAAATGAAATTTTTACTAAGCTTAATATCAAAACTTCGCTTAAGATAAACTCGCTTGGAGATAGTAGCTGCATGCCTGCTTACCGCGAGAAGTTGCTTAAATTCTTAAGCTCGCATGAGGCTCTCATTTGCGAAGACTGCAAAAGACGCAAGGATACAAATCCTATCCGCGTGCTTGACTGCAAAGAGCAAAAATGCCAAGAAATTTACAAAGATGCGCCTTTGATAATCGATAATTTAAGCGCAGAGTGTAAGGCTGATTTTGATAAATTGCAAGAAATTTTAACCGCAAACGGCATAAAATTTGAGATAGATTCAAGGCTCGTGCGCGGGCTTGACTACTACTGTAAAACGGCTTTTGAATTTATAAGCGATGAGATAGGAAGCCAAAGTGCGGTCGCAGGCGGCGGAAGATACGATAAGCTAGTCGAATATCTAGGCGGCAAGGCAAGCTATGGGGTCGGCTTTGCTATGGGTATTGAGCGGATAATGGAAATTTTAAGCACGAGAGAGGCTAGCGCCAAACGCGAAGGAGTTTATATCTGCGCGCTTGATGAAATGGGAGTTGATCACATTTATAACCTCGGCACAAATTTAAGGAAAAAATATAAAACCGAGATAAGCTACGAGGCTAGAAATTTGCAAAAACATCTTAAAAACGCAGACAATAAAAACTGCGAAATTTTCCTCTGTGTGGGCGAAAATGAGCTAAAAGAGGGTAAAATTTGGTATAAAAATTTAAGCACAAAAGATGAACGCGTGCTAAATTTAGACGAACTTCAAGGAGTGCTAGGTGAATAA
- a CDS encoding pyridoxal phosphate-dependent aminotransferase: MLSNRVQVLSESLTIAISSLAKEMKAKGEDVVSFSAGEPDFDTPKAIKDAVIKALDKGCGKYTAVPGSPDVLKAIASKLERENGLKYEPSQIITNVGAKHSLFNIFQALIDGGDEVIIPSPYWVSYPEMVKFSGGKPVFIETCEKTKFKITPEQLKAAITPKSKILVLNSPCNPTGAIYSREELLALGEVLKDTKIIVASDEIYEKLSYDAPFVAAASVSEDMFKRTITINGLSKCGAMPGWRFGYMASVIPELNTAAKKLQSQSTSNISSIVQEGAIAGLMGLADDDIAMMRAEFIKRRDTACEMINSINGLSVLKPEGAFYLFVNCSNVEPDSMKFCRRLLEEAKVACVPGVGFGMDGYFRLSFATSMENIKKGIGKIAEFVKNY, from the coding sequence ATGCTGTCAAATAGAGTTCAAGTACTAAGCGAGTCTTTAACCATTGCCATAAGCTCGCTTGCAAAAGAGATGAAGGCAAAGGGCGAGGATGTGGTAAGCTTTTCAGCGGGCGAACCGGACTTTGATACCCCAAAAGCGATAAAAGATGCCGTTATAAAGGCGCTTGATAAGGGTTGCGGTAAATACACTGCAGTTCCCGGCTCTCCTGACGTGCTCAAGGCTATCGCTTCAAAACTAGAGCGCGAAAACGGCTTAAAATATGAGCCAAGCCAGATCATTACAAACGTGGGTGCTAAGCATTCGCTGTTTAATATCTTTCAAGCGCTGATAGATGGTGGCGATGAGGTCATCATACCAAGCCCTTACTGGGTGAGCTATCCCGAGATGGTGAAATTTAGCGGCGGAAAGCCTGTTTTTATAGAAACTTGCGAAAAGACAAAATTTAAGATAACGCCTGAACAGTTAAAAGCGGCGATCACTCCAAAGAGCAAAATTTTAGTTCTAAACAGCCCTTGTAACCCGACAGGAGCGATATATAGTCGCGAAGAGCTGCTTGCTTTGGGCGAAGTTTTAAAAGATACGAAAATCATCGTGGCAAGCGATGAAATTTACGAGAAACTTAGCTATGACGCGCCTTTTGTGGCGGCTGCAAGCGTGAGCGAGGATATGTTTAAGCGAACTATCACGATTAACGGACTTAGCAAGTGCGGAGCGATGCCGGGCTGGCGCTTTGGCTATATGGCAAGCGTGATACCTGAGCTAAACACGGCTGCTAAAAAGCTTCAAAGCCAAAGCACGAGCAACATAAGCTCGATCGTACAAGAGGGAGCTATCGCAGGGCTCATGGGACTAGCCGATGATGATATAGCTATGATGAGAGCTGAATTTATCAAGCGAAGAGATACGGCTTGCGAGATGATAAACTCCATAAACGGACTTAGCGTGCTTAAACCCGAAGGTGCGTTTTATCTCTTTGTAAACTGCTCTAACGTTGAGCCCGACTCTATGAAATTTTGCCGTCGCTTACTTGAAGAGGCGAAAGTAGCTTGCGTGCCGGGAGTTGGATTTGGCATGGACGGATACTTTAGACTATCATTTGCTACAAGCATGGAAAATATCAAAAAAGGCATAGGTAAAATTGCGGAATTTGTCAAAAATTACTAA